Proteins found in one Crassostrea angulata isolate pt1a10 chromosome 3, ASM2561291v2, whole genome shotgun sequence genomic segment:
- the LOC128178074 gene encoding uncharacterized protein LOC128178074: protein MLKIDEMENDSYRYDSLNRILPFDEDDEGYLVPYNYKDSVKESKMGECDFLTPQRSPALSEKKMSMNKYFSKDSIFRSDDENDDMEYLNNESNSPSPHQSFTSEDQQKFDLPMFDEEEGKQSKTSKNKVENIKIDCEMDEINNKTTVLPTRSKNQNKICTRAFNFAKEVYRELRSVVSPDMKRDSQCPLLLVSTFRVPDGCANVSSITKYDNGQCWVAADHSEGILLYDKDGNLVDFVNVGCHVDSLTTDRYGNVFMSCPDLKQVQVVDRNRHVTTFLNMTKYPRGIAYMETSESIIVCRNKKKDANDLAAAASNSVKKYGIYEPNIREEIDAKFGCPLQVCVNVNDDCVISDFANCSIIVINPRGETRFSFKPSKDFPILNIHSICCDTDGNIYIFSNGTPNVCILEPDGNLRDMLSCPDLYNEIVFAAVFDTDGYLWLGCLDGSIKIFQLIPIK from the exons ATGttgaaaattgatgaaatgGAAAATGATAGTTACCGATATGATTCCCTCAATAGAATCCTCCCTTTCGACGAAGATGACGAGGGCTACCTTGTACCATACAATTACAAAGATTCGGTTAAAGAGTCGAAAATGGGGGAATGTGATTTCTTAACTCCGCAGAGAAGTCCAGCACTTTCAGAGAAAAAGATGAgtatgaataaatatttctcGAAGGATAGTATTTTTCGGTCAGATGATGAGAATGATGACATggaatatttaaacaatgagTCAAACTCTCCATCACCTCACCAATCTTTCACTTCCGAGGATCAACAGAAATTCGACTTACCTATGTTTGATGAAGAAGAGGGAAAACAGTCTAAAACTTCAAAAAACAAAGTCGAAAACATAAAAATTGACTGTGAGATGGAtgaaatcaacaacaaaacaactgTTCTTCCCACCAgatcaaaaaatcaaaataaaatatgcactCGCGCTTTTAATTTTGCGAAAGAAGTCTACAGAGAGCTTCGGTCTGTTGTCAGTCCAGATATGAAGAGGGACAGTCAATGTCCTCTTTTATTGGTGTCCACTTTCCGTGTTCCAGATGGATGCGCCAATGTATCTTCTATAACAAAATATGACAATGGTCAATGCTGGGTTGCTGCTGACCATTCCGAGGGCATACTATTATATGATAAAGACGGAAATTTGGTAGATTTCGTAAATGTTGGGTGTCATGTAGACTCTCTTACAACCGACAGATATGGAAATGTGTTTATGTCTTGTCCAGATTTAAAACAGGTTCAAGTTGTCGATCGAAACCGCCAT GTAACAACATTTTTGAATATGACTAAATATCCACGTGGAATCGCATACATGGAGACGAGCGAGTCAATCATAGTGTGCAGAAACAAGAAGAAAGATGCCAATGATCTGGCAGCAGCTGCATCCAATTCTGTAAAGAAATATGGCATTTATGAGCCTAACATAAGAGAGGAAATTGACGCAAAGTTCGGTTGTCCTCTTCAAGTTTGTGTGAACGTAAACGACGATTGTGTGATCTCAGACTTTGCTAATTGTTCAATTATTGTCATAAACCCCCGTGGAGAAACGCGATTCTCCTTTAAACCATCCAAAGATTTCCCCATCCTCAATATACACTCCATTTGCTGCGATACAGATGGAAACATCTATATCTTTTCGAACGGCACACCGAATGTATGTATATTGGAACCCGACGGTAATTTAAGGGACATGCTTTCTTGTCCAGATCTGTATAATGAGATCGTTTTTGCGGCGGTTTTCGATACGGATGGGTATTTATGGCTGGGTTGTTTGGATGGGTCAATCAAAATCTTTCAACTGATACCAATTAAGTAA